In the Actinomycetota bacterium genome, one interval contains:
- a CDS encoding amidase family protein → WRFFRSYDLLLTPTLAVAPFEHGLQGPATIDGREVDAFYWLSFTFPFNFTGQPAATVPAGFTEDGLPVGLQIVGRRLDDALVLRASAAFETAAPWRDRWPPILTELGR, encoded by the coding sequence GTGGCGGTTCTTCCGCTCCTACGACCTGCTCCTGACCCCGACGCTTGCTGTTGCGCCGTTCGAGCACGGATTGCAGGGGCCGGCGACCATCGATGGGCGCGAGGTGGATGCGTTCTACTGGCTGTCGTTCACCTTCCCGTTCAACTTCACCGGTCAGCCGGCGGCGACGGTCCCGGCCGGGTTCACCGAGGACGGCCTGCCCGTCGGGCTGCAGATCGTGGGCCGGCGGCTGGACGATGCCCTGGTGTTGCGGGCCTCGGCGGCGTTCGAGACGGCGGCGCCATGGCGGGACCGCTGGCCTCCGATCCTCACCGAATTAGGGCGGTAA